One Cyanobium sp. Tous-M-B4 DNA segment encodes these proteins:
- the thrS gene encoding threonine--tRNA ligase translates to MNPTSSEPAPIALPKTSESNQLLRIRHSMSHVLAMAVQKLFPQAQVTIGPWTESGFYYDFDNPDPFTEADLKAIKKEMGKIIGRRLPLERIEVSRTEAEARIKAQNEPYKLEILAGISEPISLYTLGEEWWDLCAGPHVANTSELNPKAFELESVAGAYWRGDETKAQLQRIYGTAWETPEQLAEHKRRKEEAKRRDHRRLGTDLNLFSIEDEAGAGLVFWHPRGARMRLLIEDFWRQAHFAAGYELLYTPHVADISLWKTSGHLDFYAESMFGPMQVDERQYQLKPMNCPFHVLTYASTLRSYRELPIRWAELGTVYRYERPGVMHGLMRVRGFTQDDAHVFCLPEQISDEILRILDLTEEILSAFDFKTYEINLSTRPEKSIGADAVWELATQGLIEALDRKGWAYKIDEGGGAFYGPKIDLKIEDAIGRMWQCSTIQLDFNLPERFELEYVAADGSRMRPIMIHRAIFGSLERFFGIMTENYAGDFPFWLAPEQIRLLPVTDEVMPYAEQLLEQLKAAGIRATLDHSGERLGKLIRNGEQMKIPLLAVIGAKEAETGAVSLRSRREGDLGNLSVADLLAAAVTANAKRAAGLGLPAIPTPGQ, encoded by the coding sequence GTGAACCCAACCAGCTCCGAGCCAGCACCGATCGCCCTGCCCAAAACCAGCGAAAGCAACCAGCTGCTGCGCATCCGCCACTCGATGAGCCATGTGCTGGCCATGGCTGTGCAGAAGCTCTTTCCCCAGGCTCAAGTCACCATCGGCCCTTGGACCGAGAGCGGCTTTTATTACGACTTCGACAATCCCGATCCCTTCACCGAGGCCGATCTCAAGGCAATCAAAAAGGAGATGGGCAAGATCATTGGCCGCCGTCTGCCCCTTGAGCGGATCGAAGTAAGCCGCACTGAAGCCGAGGCCAGGATCAAAGCCCAAAACGAGCCCTACAAGCTGGAGATCCTGGCGGGGATCAGCGAGCCGATCAGTCTTTACACCCTGGGCGAGGAGTGGTGGGACCTCTGCGCCGGGCCCCACGTAGCCAACACCAGCGAGCTCAACCCCAAGGCCTTCGAGCTCGAGAGCGTCGCCGGCGCCTATTGGCGTGGCGATGAAACCAAGGCCCAGCTGCAGCGCATCTACGGCACCGCCTGGGAAACCCCCGAGCAGCTGGCGGAACACAAGCGGCGCAAGGAAGAGGCCAAACGACGGGACCACAGGCGCTTGGGCACCGATCTGAATCTGTTCTCGATCGAGGATGAGGCCGGGGCTGGGCTGGTGTTCTGGCATCCCCGCGGCGCTCGGATGCGCCTGTTGATTGAAGATTTTTGGCGTCAGGCCCATTTCGCAGCTGGATACGAACTGTTGTACACACCACACGTGGCCGACATCAGCCTGTGGAAAACCTCGGGCCACCTCGACTTCTATGCCGAGAGCATGTTTGGCCCCATGCAAGTCGATGAGCGGCAATACCAGCTCAAGCCGATGAACTGCCCCTTTCACGTGCTCACATACGCAAGCACCCTGCGCAGTTACCGGGAGCTGCCAATTCGCTGGGCCGAGTTGGGCACCGTTTATCGCTACGAGCGTCCGGGTGTGATGCACGGCCTAATGCGGGTGCGCGGCTTCACCCAGGACGACGCCCACGTGTTTTGCCTACCAGAGCAGATCAGCGATGAGATCCTGCGCATCCTTGATCTCACAGAGGAGATCCTTTCCGCCTTCGATTTCAAGACCTACGAAATAAATCTCTCCACCAGGCCGGAGAAGTCGATCGGCGCAGACGCCGTGTGGGAACTGGCAACCCAAGGCCTGATCGAGGCCCTCGATCGCAAGGGATGGGCCTACAAGATCGATGAAGGCGGCGGCGCCTTCTACGGTCCCAAGATCGACCTAAAAATCGAAGATGCCATCGGGCGAATGTGGCAGTGCTCCACAATCCAGCTCGATTTCAACCTGCCAGAACGTTTCGAACTGGAGTACGTGGCCGCTGATGGCTCAAGAATGCGCCCGATCATGATCCACCGGGCGATCTTCGGTTCGCTGGAGCGGTTTTTCGGGATCATGACCGAGAACTACGCCGGCGATTTCCCCTTCTGGCTGGCACCCGAGCAGATCCGGCTGCTGCCCGTTACCGATGAGGTGATGCCCTACGCCGAGCAGCTACTGGAGCAGCTCAAGGCCGCTGGCATCCGCGCCACCCTGGACCATTCCGGCGAGCGCCTCGGCAAGCTGATTCGCAACGGCGAACAGATGAAAATCCCCCTGCTGGCAGTGATCGGCGCCAAGGAGGCTGAAACAGGTGCGGTGAGCCTGCGCAGCAGACGCGAAGGCGACCTCGGCAACCTGAGCGTGGCCGACCTGCTGGCTGCAGCAGTTACGGCAAATGCCAAGCGGGCAGCTGGCCTGGGCCTGCCGGCGATCCCCACACCCGGCCAGTGA
- a CDS encoding glucokinase has protein sequence MTTLLAGDIGGTKTLLALYQLQAGGELELLRSERYLSADWDDLAPLLATFLGASQPPPAAACLAVAGPVEAGKAQLTNLHWQLDGTQLAAATGIWRFELVNDFAVLIYGLPHLTSQQQAPIRPGVARPEAPLLVLGAGTGLGVAYGVPTPSGLVAVASEAAHAEFAPRNQQEWELKQWLARERGLERVSIERVVSGTGLGEVARWLLHIRHPGGDHPLFPLADGSELPAAVAASAALGESLACEALEIWIGCYGSVCGDLALAGLSRGGMWLAGGTAGKLLESLRSPTFNRAFLNKGRLEPVLVSMPITAVVDPAIGQFSAACRARMLLA, from the coding sequence GTGACCACCCTTCTAGCTGGAGACATCGGCGGCACCAAGACCCTTCTCGCCCTCTATCAGCTGCAGGCCGGGGGTGAATTGGAGCTGCTGCGCAGTGAGCGCTACCTATCCGCCGACTGGGACGACCTGGCCCCGTTGCTGGCCACCTTTCTGGGTGCTTCCCAGCCCCCTCCTGCGGCCGCCTGCCTGGCGGTGGCAGGACCGGTGGAGGCGGGTAAGGCCCAACTAACCAACCTCCACTGGCAGCTCGATGGCACCCAGCTGGCTGCCGCCACAGGTATTTGGCGGTTTGAGCTGGTCAATGATTTCGCCGTATTGATCTACGGGCTGCCCCATCTCACCTCCCAGCAACAGGCGCCAATCCGCCCGGGGGTGGCGAGGCCGGAGGCGCCCCTGCTGGTGCTTGGTGCGGGAACGGGTCTGGGGGTGGCCTACGGGGTACCAACCCCGTCGGGTTTGGTGGCGGTGGCCAGCGAGGCAGCCCACGCTGAATTCGCCCCCCGCAACCAGCAGGAATGGGAACTCAAACAGTGGCTCGCCCGCGAGCGGGGCCTAGAGCGAGTCTCAATCGAGCGGGTGGTAAGCGGCACTGGCCTGGGCGAAGTGGCGCGCTGGCTGCTTCACATCCGCCACCCCGGCGGAGACCATCCCCTCTTCCCGCTAGCCGATGGGTCGGAACTGCCCGCTGCCGTGGCTGCCAGCGCTGCCTTAGGGGAAAGCCTGGCCTGCGAAGCCTTGGAGATCTGGATCGGCTGCTACGGCAGTGTGTGTGGCGATCTGGCCCTGGCGGGCCTGAGCCGGGGGGGGATGTGGTTGGCCGGCGGTACCGCAGGAAAGCTGCTGGAAAGCCTGCGCTCGCCCACCTTTAACCGGGCATTTCTAAACAAGGGTCGGCTTGAGCCGGTGCTGGTAAGCATGCCGATCACGGCCGTGGTCGATCCGGCCATTGGCCAATTCAGCGCGGCCTGCCGGGCGCGCATGCTGCTGGCCTGA
- the thrB gene encoding homoserine kinase, with the protein MVRPRVGQGVEVHVPATTANVGPGFDCLGAALDLDNVFQMRCIEGGSERFDLIIEGSEGAHLRGGPDNLVYRSAQRVWKEAGEEPVALEARVRLAVPPARGLGSSATAIVAGLIGANALVGEPLSREKLLELAIDIEGHPDNVVPSLVGGLCMTAKAASHRWRVVRCEWSPLVQAVVAIPAIRLTTSEARRALPKSIPVGDAVINLGSLTLLLQGLRTGNGDLITDGMHDRLHEPYRWGLIHGGKAVREAALAAGAWGCVISGAGPSLLALCPKPAAEDVSRAMVRAWHQAGVESRSEVLAIQQLGSRWEHLPDQKPAASE; encoded by the coding sequence ATGGTGCGCCCCCGGGTCGGACAAGGGGTTGAGGTTCACGTTCCAGCTACCACAGCCAACGTCGGTCCTGGCTTTGACTGTCTGGGGGCTGCCCTGGATCTCGACAACGTCTTCCAGATGCGCTGCATCGAGGGCGGCAGCGAGCGCTTTGATCTGATTATCGAAGGCAGCGAAGGAGCCCACCTACGCGGAGGGCCCGACAACCTGGTGTATCGCTCGGCCCAACGGGTTTGGAAAGAAGCCGGCGAGGAGCCGGTGGCCCTTGAAGCAAGAGTGCGGCTAGCGGTGCCGCCGGCCCGGGGCCTGGGTAGCAGCGCCACGGCGATTGTGGCTGGCCTGATCGGCGCCAATGCGCTGGTGGGCGAGCCCCTCAGTCGCGAGAAGCTGCTGGAGTTGGCCATCGACATTGAAGGCCATCCCGACAACGTGGTGCCCTCCTTGGTGGGGGGATTGTGCATGACAGCCAAGGCGGCCTCGCACCGCTGGCGGGTGGTGCGCTGTGAATGGTCGCCTCTCGTTCAGGCAGTGGTCGCAATCCCCGCTATCCGGCTCACCACCAGCGAAGCAAGGCGGGCCCTGCCGAAATCAATTCCAGTGGGGGATGCGGTGATCAACCTGGGCTCCCTCACATTGCTGCTGCAGGGGCTGCGCACCGGCAATGGCGACTTGATCACCGATGGCATGCACGACCGTCTTCATGAGCCCTACCGCTGGGGCCTGATCCATGGCGGCAAGGCCGTAAGGGAGGCGGCCCTAGCGGCGGGAGCCTGGGGTTGCGTCATCAGTGGCGCCGGTCCAAGCCTGCTTGCCCTGTGCCCCAAACCAGCGGCCGAAGACGTGAGTAGAGCGATGGTGCGGGCCTGGCACCAAGCCGGGGTGGAGTCCCGCTCAGAGGTGCTGGCCATCCAGCAACTGGGCAGCCGCTGGGAGCACTTGCCAGACCAGAAGCCCGCCGCCAGTGAGTAG